One Amaranthus tricolor cultivar Red isolate AtriRed21 chromosome 10, ASM2621246v1, whole genome shotgun sequence genomic window carries:
- the LOC130825788 gene encoding homeobox-leucine zipper protein HDG1-like, with translation MGRMEGQEEMGFIGEHFDPNNFMGGEKEDSGSDNYDTVSVEDLPEGPSQNKNNKNKDKRRKRYHRHTPQQIQELENFFKNCAHPDEKQRLDIGRRLGLESRQVKFWFQNRRTQLKSQMERHENVVLKQEYDRLRHENIALKDAIRNPMCQNCGGPNILGEISMEQNHLKVENVRLKDELSRVCTLAEKFLGKPITNYVGPISILAPNSSLELSMGRGGLNGLMGPPSPLPMAIGPNLENGVSSTSTLTTCMNGSVISEYEKTMFMQAAMAAMDELLALAQTDSPLWFKGLDDGKEMLNHEEYLKKFSGFMGMKQCGFITDASKETGSVFITGLELVDIMMDPGQWQDVFPCMISKAAAVELICSGTCGTHDGELRMLNAEIIFPSPLVPFRQEKILRFCKQHSEGMWAVVDISVDMIREPSFSGSSTKWRRLPSGCIIQDVANGYSLVTWIEHVEYDENCIHQLYRPLLRSGRAFGAQRWLATLQRERDCAAVFMSARIFPDDTTVGVVTPEGRRSILKLMRRLSNNLCSGLCASAACRWEKLQVGGLASDVCVMSRVGLNEPGEPSGVVLSASTSVWMPVSRQHLFDFLRDEKLRGQWDILANNGPMEVIARLSKSHDGNNCVSLLCPPAAPAKESNMLILQESWTDRTGSFLVYAPVDSTSIESVLRGGDSDYLVLLPSGFAIADAPMLSNVPSLANDNSNGGACALTLGFQILVNNLLNAKLTVESINTVNDLMSCTVQKIRDSLGVSTDLNLANRNKGDVYVHVIEQMI, from the exons ATG GGTAGAATGGAGGGACAAGAAGAAATGGGATTTATTGGGGAGCATTTTGACCCAAACAATTTCATGGGAGGGGAGAAGGAAGATTCTGGAAGTGACAACTATGATACTGTCTCAGTAGAAGATCTCCCTGAGGGACCTTCTCAGAATaagaacaataagaataaggaCAAAAGGAGAAAGAGATATCATAGGCATACACCTCAGCAAATTCAAGAACTTGAAAA TTTCTTTAAGAACTGTGCTCACCCAGATGAAAAACAAAGGCTGGACATTGGTAGGAGACTTGGACTAGAGAGCAGGCAGGTTAAGTTTTGGTTTCAAAATCGTCGAACACAATTGAAG TCGCAAATGGAACGCCATGAAAATGTAGTCCTTAAGCAGGAATATGACAGACTTAGGCATGAGAACATTGCATTGAAGGATGCTATTAGGAACCCAATGTGTCAAAATTGTGGAGGCCCGAATATTTTAGGGGAAATATCGATGGAGCAAAACCATTTAAAGGTTGAGAATGTCCGTTTGAAGGATGAACTTAGTCGGGTTTGTACTCTTGCTGAAAAGTTCTTGGGCAAACCCATAACCAACTATGTTGGTCCCATTTCAATCTTGGCTCCAAATTCCAGTTTGGAGTTATCCATGGGGAGAGGAGGATTGAATGGGCTAATGGGTCCTCCTTCTCCATTACCCATGGCCATTGGACCTAACCTTGAAAATGGGGTTTCAAGTACTTCTACCTTGACAACTTGCATGAATGGTTCAGTGATCAGCGAGTATGAGAAAACAATGTTCATGCAAGCTGCAATGGCTGCCATGGATGAACTGCTAGCGTTGGCTCAGACCGATAGTCCTTTGTGGTTTAAAGGCTTGGATGATGGTAAGGAAATGTTGAATCATGAGGAATATCTCAAGAAATTTTCCGGTTTCATGGGAATGAAACAATGTGGCTTCATAACCGATGCCTCGAAGGAGACAGGTTCAGTGTTCATCACTGGATTGGAGCTTGTCGACATAATGATGGACCCT GGTCAATGGCAAGACGTGTTTCCATGCATGATAAGCAAGGCCGCAGCTGTGGAGCTTATCTGCAGCGGCACTTGTGGTACCCATGATGGTGAACTTCGGATG TTGAATGCAGAGATTATTTTTCCGTCACCTCTTGTGCCTTTCCGCCAAGAGAAGATACTGCGGTTCTGCAAACAGCATTCAGAAGGGATGTGGGCAGTGGTTGACATTTCGGTTGACATGATCCGAGAACCATCATTTTCAGGGTCCTCCACCAAGTGGAGGAGACTTCCTTCTGGTTGCATTATTCAAGATGTTGCCAATGGCTATTCCTTG GTTACTTGGATTGAACATGTGGAATATGATGAAAATTGTATTCACCAACTGTATCGGCCATTGCTGAGATCAGGAAGGGCTTTTGGTGCTCAAAGGTGGCTCGCCACCCTACAGAGAGAACGTGATTGTGCTGCTGTTTTCATGTCTGCTAGAATCTTTCCTGATGATACTACCG TAGGAGTTGTCACTCCAGAGGGTAGGAGAAGCATTTTGAAACTGATGAGGCGCTTAAGCAACAATTTGTGCTCAGGGCTATGTGCCTCTGCTGCATGTCGCTGGGAGAAGCTGCAAGTCGGAGGGTTGGCTTCTGATGTGTGTGTTATGAGCCGTGTTGGCTTGAACGAGCCTGGAGAGCCGTCAGGAGTGGTGCTCAGCGCCTCAACTTCAGTTTGGATGCCAGTATCAAGACAACACCTTTTTGATTTCTTACGAGATGAGAAACTCAGGGGACAATGGGATATCTTAGCTAATAATGGCCCAATGGAAGTTATAGCCCGTCTTTCCAAGAGCCACGATGGGAATAACTGTGTTTCCCTCTTATGTCCACCA GCTGCGCCAGCAAAGGAGAGCAACATGCTAATACTGCAGGAATCATGGACAGACCGCACCGGATCTTTCCTAGTGTATGCTCCAGTAGACTCAACATCAATCGAATCAGTCTTGAGGGGCGGGGATTCTGATTACCTGGTACTTCTGCCCTCGGGATTTGCAATTGCTGATGCACCTATGCTTTCAAATGTGCCTTCATTAGCCAACGACAATAGTAACGGAGGTGCATGTGCATTGACTTTAGGCTTCCAAATTCTGGTCAACAATCTTCTGAATGCAAAACTCACAGTGGAATCCATCAATACTGTCAATGATCTGATGTCCTGCACAGTCCAGAAGATCAGAGACTCCCTCGGTGTGTCAACTGATCTTAATCTCGCTAACCGAAACAAAGGGGATGTTTATGTACATGTCATAGAACAAATGATATAG